GCGATATAAATTGCAGCTTGAGATAAAATAATTCTTGCTTCAGGCATCCCCACAAACTGAACAGCCTGAGCTGCATTATTTGCTACCAGTAGTGCAATAGGATCTGCATTTCCCACATCCTCAGCTGCAGCTATTACAATTCTCCTAGCAATGAATTTAGGATCCTCACCGGCATATATCATCCTAGCTAAGTAATGAATCGCAGCATCAGGATCAGAACCTCTCATGCTTTTAATAAAAGCAGAAATCACATCGTAATGTTCGTCTCTATTTTTATCATATTTAATATGTTTTTTTTGCAGACATTCCACTACAACCTCAAGGGTTATGTTTATTTTGCCTAGCTCATCTCTATCTGTAGTGAGTACTGACAACTCCAAGGCATTAAGGGCGCGCCTTGCATCACCATTTGCCATATTTGCAAGATAATCTATAGCTTCGCTATCCATACAAATATTAGTATTTCCAAAACCCACTTTTTTGTCCTCTATTCCACGTATAATAATGTTTTTAATATGTTTTTCTTCCAAGGGCTCCAGTTTAAATAGCATAGACCTAGAAATTAATGCATTATTAACTTCGAAATATGGGTTTTCTGTGGTTGCCCCAATTAATACTATTGTACCCTTCTCAACATATGGTAATAATGCATCCTGTTGAGCTTTATTAAATCTATGAATTTCATCTATAAATAAGATGGTTTTAATGTCATACATTCCCAAATCATTCTTTGCCTTTGCCACCACTTCTCTTAATTCCTTTAGCCCATCTGTAACCGCATTAAGTCTAACAAAATTAGATTTTGTTGTATTTGCAATAACTTTAGCCAAGCTAGTTTTGCCTGTACCTGGTGGACCATAAAGTATTAATGAAGTTATTTTATCAGCTTTAATTGCTCTCCATAAAAGCTTTCCCTTGCCTAAAATATGCTCTTGCCCTACGTAATCTTCTAACTTTTCTGGTTTTAATCTTTCAGAAAGTGGCGCATCTTTTAGTAAGTTTTTTTCCGCTTGTAATTCAAATATATCCATATAATCACCTCTTAGGAACATTCAAATAAATAACAAGTCAATATGTTAGACTATTGACTTGTTATTTGTTTTCATGAGTCTAAACCCTTTATTTTGTTTCCTAACTGCATTATAATTCATAAAACTATTATTTTAGTGATTTTTGCTTTAGTTTTTCTGTCATCTCATGTAGTTTGACTATTCCAGCTTCTCTCAGTCTCTTGTTTTCATCTTCAATGGATTTTGTTTCTTCGATACCTTGCATAATTGTATTCCAAGTTTTCTCTAGAGTTTCAATTTTTACACTTGTGCCTCCAGCGAGTTTTGCTATGTCTACACTTTGACTTCTTATGTTTTCAGCATTTTTCATTAATAACTCGTTAGTAGTTCTATCAAGTTCAGCTAGTGAATCTGCTACTAGCTTTTGTTTTTTTAGTGCAATAGCTTGAATTATTCCATTTTTAAATACAGGTATAGTTATTATAAAAGCAGAATGTACTTTAGATATCAACTTATAATTTCCTCTTTGAATCATTTTAATCTGAGGAGCAGTTTGTAATGATACCATTTTAGCCATTTCCAAATCATAGATTCTCTGTTTTAACATTTCAAGAGTAGCTTTAAAATTTTCGTAATTAATTACATTTATTTGTTCTCCATTAGTTGCTAGGGACTCAAGTTTAGGAAGCTCTCCACTTTCACTTTTTTCAACAATCATATTTCCTGCAGCAATGTATTTTTCTAATTCTCCGTAATACTCAAAATTTTGATTATATAGGTTTTCAAGCATTAAGTTAGAGTTGTTTATCTCCACCTTATATCCACTAAGTTGAGTATAAATTTTATCTATTTCTCCTCCAATGGTTTTATACTTACCCATCATTTTATCTATAGCCTTAGCTGGTTTACTAAACAACTTTCCGAGGAAACTAGTTTTGCTTTCTTCAAAATCTTGTTTGTCAAACTTTTTCATTATACTTGTAAGTTCCTTTATCATAACACCTGAATCTTCAACACTACTGGTTTTAATAGAGTTTAATATTTGATCTGCAAATTTGGATATTTGCTGTGCTGGTTCATTTCCAAATTCTAATATGGCATTTGCATCTTTAATATTTAAATTTGATGCAATTTGCATCACCTGTGGTGAGACTTTAAGTTGATTGTTTATGCTAATAGCCTTTTTTTCTATATCCTCTTCTTTTATTATAAGTACTCCATTATTGTTTTCCATGTTTATCACTCCTCTTATCTATTTTCCTGATTTATTTTCAGATCTTTATACCCTAGCATAAAAATCAAAATTCACTATCAACTATTCAAGTATTAGTTGTGGAAAAAATTCTCGAAAAAACTTTTTTTCTTTTCAACATGTTTTTTAAAGTGTAGTTCAAAGCTTACATTCTCTAATCTGTGAATATCATATTGCTGTGGATAAATAAAGTTCTCTATGTCGTTGTATCCTGATGGATTATATATGATTATATCTATTCCCATAGAATTCATAAAGGTAAGCATTATACAATCTTCAAAGGATAAATTACCATTTTCCTCATTATTATAAACTATAATTTTAGGAACTTCTTCTGGGTAATCATAGGCTTGCAATAATTCAAGTACCGCTGTATCTAGATTTATAAGCACAGAAAAAATATCCACTTGTAAATCCCTTAAATCTTCCTGTTCAACATTTATTATTACAGGACTTAAGCATAGTTCTTTAATTTTCTGGGCCATATTTTTTTGAAGTCCGAGTCTTAACTCCTTATATTTCCACCACGACGAATTCATCATTTCCTCTATATTAAATTCTGAAAAGGCATTATTAGGATATATCAGATTAAACTTCCCATATTCCAAATGAACTACATCCATTATAGGCAGCTCATTATAAAACTTTGTATATTTTTGAGTCACTACATCATTAATTTCTTTCCAATAAATTTCAATATCCTCATGAGTGCCACAAACTTTAGAAAACATATTGGGTATAACTACAGTTGAGTCTTTAACGCTCCAGCCTTCTCTAATATATGCTTTTTCCTTCATCCATATATATATTTCTTCATAGGTAGTATTAAGTGTTACTGCCTGCAGATTATAATCCGCAAATTGCCAAGGTCTGTAAAATCCAGAATCATCTGTAAACAGTGTTTTATTAAGCTCTTCCTTAGCATTATATGCACTGGTCTTAATCCTCTCTTCTATACCAGTAGGAAAAGATTTTATTTCCCCTTTATAATTATAAACAATTTCCATAGAAAAGGCATTGAATTTATCGATTTCTTCAAAGGTTCCAGCATCTTTAGGATTAAAGTATAAAATATCACAACCCAAGGTTGATAGTAATATCAAATAGAAAACCTCTGCTTTTGTAATGTCCCCATAAAATATCACTTTAGGATTAATATTAATATAGTCAAACTTTTGGAATAGACCTTTGGAATAAATTTTTATCCAATGAATCATATAATTTATAATAAGTTTAATATTCTGATTGTCTATTGCTTGATTACTCTTAATATAATATTCTAAGAGTCCTTTCAAATTATTTTTAATTTGTTGAAGTAAAACTTTGTTAGGTAAATCCGGAAAAAGCCCATTATCACTTATTAAATTTATAATTGTGGGTACATCTATAATTTCAGTTTGAAATGCCTTTGCCCAAATATCATTCAATACATTTTGCAAAGTTATGTTAATGTCTTTATCCAATCCATCGCTAAATCGCATATAACCGGGTCCTATTTTCTTTAGTTCTTTGTCTAATTTATATAGGTTCTCATAGTAATCAATTTCATTTGTTTTTATACCTATAAACCTATAAAAATAACAGGGAATATTTACAACATTAGAATTATATTGAAATTTGCTTCTTTTACAAATTTCTGTTTTTAAACTACTTATAATATCTTCTTTAATTTCTAAATTAATGCTATGAATCTCTAAATTATTTAAACTATTCTTTTCCATATTCACCTTACCTTTTCAATTGTTTATTCTCGTAAATATAGTTCTTTTATCTATATATAAGTATACCATATTAAACCCATGTTGTTCATTATAATATATTGAAAAAATTCCATTTTAATATATTATAATTAGAATTTTTTGAATAATCTGACTATATTTTATAGGTTTTTTTTCTGAAAAAGCATTCTTTTATACTCATAAATGGTGTAATATATATATAGTATAGTGCATTTTATATGCACATTAATAATAAAATAATATCATTTTTACATTATTTGATATTATTTTGTTATGTAATCATCATTTTAACTAAAAATCAGTAGAATGTAACTATCAATTTATTATTGTTATCTACCCTAGAACCACTAATGTAGTAACAACTAATAATTGCTAGGTCCAAAGAGAACTACAAGGAGGTTTATTATGGGACTTTTGACTTTCAAAAAAGGTATTCACCCTAGTGACAAAAAAGACTTAAGTAAGGACAAAGCAATTCAAAATTTGCTTCCAAAGGGCAACTTAGTGTTTCCTATGCAACAACATATAGGAGCGCCTTGCGATCCACTAGTAAAAAAAGGTGATAGAGTATTAGCCGGACAAAAAATAGGTGAATCCAAAGCTTTTGTATCTGCACCAATATATTCAAGCATATCCGGAACAGTATTAGATGTAGCCCCTAGATTACATAGTAATGGAACCATGGTGACGTCCATTATTGTAGAAAACGATAACATGTACGAAGAGGTATTTACCCTGACTCCACATAGTGATTATGAAAAGCTATCTAAAAATGAGCTATTGGCTATTATTAAAGAAGCTGGAATAGTGGGTATGGGTGGAGCCGGATTTCCAACACATATTAAGCTTAATCCGCCGGAAGGTAAAATCATCGACAGCATTATAGTAAACGCTGCTGAATGTGAACCCTACTTAACCTGTGATTACAGAATGCTTCTGGAAAAAACAGATGAGATTGCTGAGGGCTTAAAAATTATTCTTCAAATGTTTCCTGGTGTAAAAGGTTATCTTGCAATAGAAACTAATAAACCTGATGCAATTGAGGCAATGAAAAAAGCTTTAGCAAATGTTGATAACGTTGAAGTTACTTCAATGCTTACAAAATATCCTCAAGGAGCAGAAAAACAATTGATTTATGCAATTACTGGTAGAGAATTATCTTCTGGAAAGCTTCCTGCAGATGTTTCCTGCATAGTTCAAAATGTTGATACTGTGTTTGAGATTTACAACGCTGTAGTAAAGGGCAAACCCCTTACAGAGCGAGTTCTAACTGTAACTGGAGAAGCAATTAAAGAGCCTTTGAATTTAAGAGTTAAATTTGGAACTTCTATAAGTGAAGTTATCGATGCTGCTGGCGGATTCAAAGAGGACCCTGTTAAAGTACTTTCAGGTGGCCCTATGATGGGAACAGCCTTAAGTTCTCTAGACGTTCCTGTAATAAAAGGAACCTCTGGCATACTTTGTTTAACAAAAAATCAAGCTAAATTAGAAGAGGAATCCAGTTGTATAAGATGTGGAAAATGCATGAGTGTTTGTCCTATGTTTTTAAACCCTACAAAACTTAACTCTTTAGTTTTAAGAGGTGAATATGAAGAGTTTGAAAAATTACATGGTATGGATTGTATCGAGTGTGCTTGCTGCTCATATGTATGTCCAGCTAAACGTCATTTAACTCAAACCTGCCGCGAAGGCAAACGAACAATAAATATTAATAGAAGAAAAAAATAGATAGAGGTGACTTATATGTATACAGTATCTTCATCCCCACACATAAAATCAAATGATTCAGTGCAGGGTATAATGAGAGACGTAATAATAGCATTAATACCTGCTACCTTTGCCGGAATATATTTCTTTGGAATGAAAGCATTTTTAGTTACATTAGTATCAGTGCTATCATGTATTGCAGCAGAAGCGCTATGGCAAAAACTTACTCACAGAAAAATTACAATAGGAGACCTTAGTGCTGTTGTAACTGGTTTATTAATTGCTTTTAACTTGCCTGCTGCTGTTCCACTTTGGCTTCCTGCAATTGGAGGGTTTTTCGCAATAATTATTGTAAAACAATTCTTTGGTGGTATAGGACAAAATATAATGAATCCAGCTTTGGCTGCTAGAGCATTCTTACTTGCTTCATGGCCAGTTCACATGACTAATTTTACCCTTGATGGTATTTCTACTGCTACACCCCTTGCAATACTTAAAACTGGTGGTAGCCAATTGCCTAGCCTAATGAATGTTTTTATTGGTAATGTAGGTGGTTGTATTGGTGAAACTTCTGTAATTGCATTATTAATTGGTGCTGCTTATCTACTATATAAAAAAGTTATAAGCTTGCATACACCAGTTGCATATATCGGTAGTGTATTTATTTTAACACTTATACTCGGCAGAAATGGCTTAATGACTGGAAATGCTATATATGAAATTTGTGCTGGCGGATTAGTGCTTGGTGCTTTCTTTATGGCAACAGATTATACAACCTCACCAATGACAAAAAAAGGACAAGTTATATTTGGAATTGGATGTGGACTTTTAACAACAATAATTCGTTTATATGGTGGTTATGCTGAAGGCGTATCCTATTCTATATTAATAATGAGCTTATTTGTTCCATTCATTGATAAGTTTACTGCTCCACGTATTTTTGGGGAGGTGAAATAATTGAAAGAGAATATAAAATTAGGTTTAATTTTACTTTTAATTACTGGAATTGCTGGATTCTTACTAGGTGGTGCCTATGAAATAACTAAAGCACCTATAGCTGCATCCATTGAAGCTGATAAACAAGCTGCTATGAAAGCAATATTACCCACTGCTGATAAGTTTGAAAAGGCAGATGTAAAAATCACTGATAAAGTTTCTGAGGTTAATGCTGGTATGAAGGGTACTGAAATAGCTGGATATGCTATTAAAGTTGCTCCAAAAGGATATGGCG
This DNA window, taken from Clostridium estertheticum, encodes the following:
- a CDS encoding replication-associated recombination protein A; this encodes MDIFELQAEKNLLKDAPLSERLKPEKLEDYVGQEHILGKGKLLWRAIKADKITSLILYGPPGTGKTSLAKVIANTTKSNFVRLNAVTDGLKELREVVAKAKNDLGMYDIKTILFIDEIHRFNKAQQDALLPYVEKGTIVLIGATTENPYFEVNNALISRSMLFKLEPLEEKHIKNIIIRGIEDKKVGFGNTNICMDSEAIDYLANMANGDARRALNALELSVLTTDRDELGKINITLEVVVECLQKKHIKYDKNRDEHYDVISAFIKSMRGSDPDAAIHYLARMIYAGEDPKFIARRIVIAAAEDVGNADPIALLVANNAAQAVQFVGMPEARIILSQAAIYIACAPKSNASYMAINKALKDVEEKNIGGIPAHLRDQSYSGAKKLGHGLGYMYPHDYEGNYVKQQYLPEELVGTLYYEAFDNGYEKKIKERLKILKNKDKK
- a CDS encoding toxic anion resistance protein, whose protein sequence is MENNNGVLIIKEEDIEKKAISINNQLKVSPQVMQIASNLNIKDANAILEFGNEPAQQISKFADQILNSIKTSSVEDSGVMIKELTSIMKKFDKQDFEESKTSFLGKLFSKPAKAIDKMMGKYKTIGGEIDKIYTQLSGYKVEINNSNLMLENLYNQNFEYYGELEKYIAAGNMIVEKSESGELPKLESLATNGEQINVINYENFKATLEMLKQRIYDLEMAKMVSLQTAPQIKMIQRGNYKLISKVHSAFIITIPVFKNGIIQAIALKKQKLVADSLAELDRTTNELLMKNAENIRSQSVDIAKLAGGTSVKIETLEKTWNTIMQGIEETKSIEDENKRLREAGIVKLHEMTEKLKQKSLK
- a CDS encoding YceG family protein, whose product is MEKNSLNNLEIHSINLEIKEDIISSLKTEICKRSKFQYNSNVVNIPCYFYRFIGIKTNEIDYYENLYKLDKELKKIGPGYMRFSDGLDKDINITLQNVLNDIWAKAFQTEIIDVPTIINLISDNGLFPDLPNKVLLQQIKNNLKGLLEYYIKSNQAIDNQNIKLIINYMIHWIKIYSKGLFQKFDYININPKVIFYGDITKAEVFYLILLSTLGCDILYFNPKDAGTFEEIDKFNAFSMEIVYNYKGEIKSFPTGIEERIKTSAYNAKEELNKTLFTDDSGFYRPWQFADYNLQAVTLNTTYEEIYIWMKEKAYIREGWSVKDSTVVIPNMFSKVCGTHEDIEIYWKEINDVVTQKYTKFYNELPIMDVVHLEYGKFNLIYPNNAFSEFNIEEMMNSSWWKYKELRLGLQKNMAQKIKELCLSPVIINVEQEDLRDLQVDIFSVLINLDTAVLELLQAYDYPEEVPKIIVYNNEENGNLSFEDCIMLTFMNSMGIDIIIYNPSGYNDIENFIYPQQYDIHRLENVSFELHFKKHVEKKKSFFENFFHN
- the rsxC gene encoding electron transport complex subunit RsxC, which produces MGLLTFKKGIHPSDKKDLSKDKAIQNLLPKGNLVFPMQQHIGAPCDPLVKKGDRVLAGQKIGESKAFVSAPIYSSISGTVLDVAPRLHSNGTMVTSIIVENDNMYEEVFTLTPHSDYEKLSKNELLAIIKEAGIVGMGGAGFPTHIKLNPPEGKIIDSIIVNAAECEPYLTCDYRMLLEKTDEIAEGLKIILQMFPGVKGYLAIETNKPDAIEAMKKALANVDNVEVTSMLTKYPQGAEKQLIYAITGRELSSGKLPADVSCIVQNVDTVFEIYNAVVKGKPLTERVLTVTGEAIKEPLNLRVKFGTSISEVIDAAGGFKEDPVKVLSGGPMMGTALSSLDVPVIKGTSGILCLTKNQAKLEEESSCIRCGKCMSVCPMFLNPTKLNSLVLRGEYEEFEKLHGMDCIECACCSYVCPAKRHLTQTCREGKRTININRRKK
- a CDS encoding RnfABCDGE type electron transport complex subunit D, with product MYTVSSSPHIKSNDSVQGIMRDVIIALIPATFAGIYFFGMKAFLVTLVSVLSCIAAEALWQKLTHRKITIGDLSAVVTGLLIAFNLPAAVPLWLPAIGGFFAIIIVKQFFGGIGQNIMNPALAARAFLLASWPVHMTNFTLDGISTATPLAILKTGGSQLPSLMNVFIGNVGGCIGETSVIALLIGAAYLLYKKVISLHTPVAYIGSVFILTLILGRNGLMTGNAIYEICAGGLVLGAFFMATDYTTSPMTKKGQVIFGIGCGLLTTIIRLYGGYAEGVSYSILIMSLFVPFIDKFTAPRIFGEVK